From Nguyenibacter vanlangensis, one genomic window encodes:
- the murG gene encoding undecaprenyldiphospho-muramoylpentapeptide beta-N-acetylglucosaminyltransferase translates to MTARPIVIAAGGTGGHFIPAEALARALAARGHAIALMTDRRAGERGHGIFAEGPQFVLPGAGIAGHGLARRAGAALALARGTRQARAILRRLDALAVVGFGGYPSVPPLLGARLLGKDRPLIFLHEGNAVLGQANKALARFADGIATSFARVAGLPAHAHPEPTGMPVRDDIAALHATPYIPPGDAIRLLVWGGSLGARVFSDVVPDAIGRLPAGLRARLRVTQQARAEDIDRVRAAYDALGIRATLSPFFSDVAALLAAAHLVVGRAGGSSVAELTNAGRPAILVPLPIAAGDEQGANAAALVQEGAAWMIRQPGFTAAALAERLQALLSDPASLADAARAARGLARPDAARRFADLIEARIAERLHRTPRPAYPTAAKTETPA, encoded by the coding sequence ATGACCGCCCGCCCGATCGTCATCGCCGCCGGAGGCACCGGCGGCCATTTCATCCCCGCCGAGGCCCTGGCCCGCGCGCTCGCCGCGCGCGGCCACGCCATCGCGTTGATGACCGACCGCCGCGCCGGCGAGCGCGGCCACGGCATCTTCGCCGAGGGCCCGCAATTCGTGCTGCCCGGCGCGGGCATCGCCGGCCACGGGCTCGCCCGCCGCGCCGGCGCCGCCCTGGCTCTGGCGCGCGGCACACGCCAGGCCCGCGCCATCCTCCGCCGGCTCGATGCCCTGGCCGTGGTCGGCTTCGGCGGCTACCCCTCGGTCCCCCCCCTGCTGGGCGCCCGCCTTTTGGGCAAGGACCGGCCGCTGATCTTCCTCCATGAAGGCAACGCCGTGCTGGGCCAGGCCAACAAGGCGCTCGCCCGCTTCGCCGACGGCATCGCCACCTCCTTCGCCCGCGTCGCCGGCCTGCCGGCCCACGCGCATCCCGAGCCGACCGGCATGCCGGTCCGCGACGACATCGCCGCCCTGCACGCCACCCCCTACATCCCGCCGGGCGACGCGATCCGCCTCCTCGTCTGGGGCGGCTCTCTGGGCGCCAGGGTGTTCAGCGACGTGGTGCCCGACGCCATCGGCCGCCTGCCGGCTGGCCTGCGCGCGCGCCTGCGCGTCACGCAGCAGGCCCGCGCCGAGGATATCGACCGGGTCCGCGCCGCTTATGACGCGCTGGGCATCCGCGCCACCCTCTCGCCCTTCTTCTCCGACGTCGCGGCCCTGCTGGCCGCCGCCCACCTGGTCGTCGGCCGCGCCGGCGGCTCCTCGGTCGCCGAACTGACCAATGCCGGCCGTCCCGCCATCCTGGTGCCGCTGCCGATCGCCGCCGGCGACGAACAGGGGGCGAACGCCGCCGCCCTGGTCCAGGAAGGCGCCGCCTGGATGATCCGCCAGCCCGGCTTCACCGCCGCCGCGCTGGCCGAGCGGCTGCAGGCCCTGCTGTCCGATCCCGCATCCCTCGCCGATGCCGCCCGCGCCGCGCGGGGCCTGGCCCGCCCCGACGCCGCGCGCCGCTTCGCCGACCTGATCGAAGCCCGGATCGCGGAACGCTTGCATCGGACGCCCCGCCCCGCCTATCCGACAGCCGCCAAGACGGAGACCCCAGCATGA
- a CDS encoding FtsW/RodA/SpoVE family cell cycle protein, which produces MAAISRVDASYLARWWRHVDRVTLSCIGILIGFGYVLMLAASPAVATRIGASRDMFILKQVIFLLLAGAIVTATSLLSPRGVRRLAAVGFVVAIGATALTLVHGVEIKGARRWIALPLMSVQPSEFLKPCFAVVTAWLLTERRLRRFFPGMPIALGLFAVILLLLKSQPDIGMLSVITTVFLAQLFIDGLNIFFVGAGVGCMIAAFLGAYMVFPHVRSRVERFLHPNVGDHYQIDTALRAFGNGGLMGRGPGEGRVKDLLPDAHADFVFAVAGEEFGMLICLFIIAVFGVIVIRTLLKLLREDDPFIVVATAGLVTGFGLQAFVNMGSTLHLIPTKGMTLPFISYGGSSAMSVALTIGMVLALTRQRTGESRIPRGRPAFRGRRAAA; this is translated from the coding sequence ATGGCCGCCATTTCGCGCGTCGATGCATCCTATCTCGCCCGCTGGTGGCGCCATGTCGACCGGGTGACGCTCTCCTGCATCGGCATCCTGATCGGCTTCGGCTACGTGCTGATGCTGGCGGCCAGCCCGGCGGTGGCCACCCGCATCGGCGCCTCGCGCGACATGTTCATCCTCAAGCAGGTCATCTTCCTGCTGCTGGCCGGGGCGATCGTCACCGCCACCTCGCTGCTCTCGCCGCGCGGCGTCAGGCGCCTGGCGGCGGTGGGCTTCGTGGTCGCCATCGGCGCCACCGCCCTCACGCTGGTCCACGGGGTCGAAATCAAGGGCGCGCGGCGCTGGATCGCGCTGCCGCTGATGTCGGTCCAGCCCTCCGAATTCCTCAAGCCCTGTTTCGCGGTCGTCACCGCCTGGCTGCTGACCGAACGGCGCCTGCGCCGCTTCTTCCCGGGCATGCCCATCGCGCTCGGCCTGTTCGCGGTCATCCTGCTGCTGCTCAAATCGCAGCCCGATATCGGCATGCTCAGCGTGATCACCACGGTGTTCCTGGCCCAGCTCTTCATCGACGGGCTGAACATCTTCTTCGTCGGCGCCGGCGTGGGCTGCATGATCGCCGCATTTCTTGGCGCTTACATGGTCTTCCCCCATGTCCGCTCGCGCGTCGAACGCTTCCTGCACCCCAATGTCGGCGACCATTACCAGATCGACACCGCGCTGCGCGCCTTCGGCAATGGCGGGCTGATGGGCCGCGGCCCCGGCGAGGGGCGGGTCAAGGACCTGCTGCCCGACGCTCACGCCGATTTCGTCTTCGCCGTGGCGGGCGAGGAATTCGGCATGCTGATCTGCCTGTTCATCATCGCCGTCTTCGGCGTGATCGTCATCCGCACCCTGCTCAAGCTGCTGCGCGAGGACGATCCCTTCATCGTCGTCGCCACCGCCGGCCTCGTCACCGGCTTCGGCCTCCAGGCGTTCGTCAACATGGGCTCGACCCTGCACCTGATCCCGACCAAGGGCATGACCCTGCCCTTCATCTCCTATGGCGGCTCGTCGGCCATGTCGGTGGCGCTGACCATCGGCATGGTCCTGGCCCTGACCCGCCAGCGGACGGGCGAAAGCCGCATCCCGCGCGGCCGTCCCGCCTTCCGCGGCCGCCGAGCCGCGGCATGA
- the murD gene encoding UDP-N-acetylmuramoyl-L-alanine--D-glutamate ligase, which produces MTTRPADPDIPGPFPPGLFAGHRYAVLGLGRNGAPVVRALAAMGARIQAWDDGQAARAALNAGPGDAPGITIAPFSTLDGFDALVLSPGIPHLLPAPHPVALLARAAGIPILSDADLLFRAVRRAGSRARFAGITGTNGKSTTTALLAHMLQAAGIPAAAGGNLGPASLALPLLPDDGVYVLEMSSYMLERLHDLRFDAACLLNLTPDHLDRHGDMAGYRQAKLHIFDRQGPGDLAVLGDNAATDALCQDLRARGISVMTISGSAPADLTGADGTLRDTTGPIAPLAASPALPGAHNAENAAAATAMALALGVPRAHIPQALRDFPGLPHRQKPVGAIDGIRFIDDSKATNADAAARALGCYDRLVWIAGGLAKAGGIADLAPYFPRIAHALLIGRDGPALAETLAAHGVPHTLSGTLDQAVPAALDAARRTGAPVVLLSPACASFDQFSSFEQRGRHFAALVEGIANTQDGNHAYGDHG; this is translated from the coding sequence ATGACGACCCGTCCCGCCGATCCCGATATCCCGGGGCCCTTCCCCCCCGGCCTCTTCGCCGGCCACCGCTACGCGGTGCTGGGGCTGGGCCGCAACGGCGCGCCCGTCGTCCGCGCGCTCGCCGCCATGGGCGCGCGGATCCAGGCCTGGGACGACGGCCAGGCCGCCCGCGCCGCGCTGAACGCCGGTCCGGGCGACGCGCCCGGCATCACCATCGCCCCCTTTTCGACCCTGGACGGGTTCGACGCCCTGGTGCTGTCCCCGGGCATCCCGCATCTGCTGCCCGCCCCCCACCCGGTCGCCCTGCTGGCCCGCGCGGCCGGCATCCCCATCCTGTCCGACGCCGACCTGCTGTTCCGCGCGGTACGCCGCGCGGGCTCGCGCGCCCGCTTCGCCGGCATCACCGGCACCAACGGCAAATCCACCACGACCGCCCTGCTGGCCCACATGCTCCAGGCGGCCGGCATCCCGGCAGCGGCGGGCGGCAATCTCGGCCCGGCCTCGCTCGCCCTGCCCCTGCTGCCCGACGACGGCGTCTATGTGCTGGAAATGTCGTCCTACATGCTGGAACGGCTGCACGATCTGCGCTTCGATGCGGCCTGCCTGCTCAACCTCACCCCGGACCATCTCGACCGCCACGGCGACATGGCCGGCTACCGCCAGGCGAAGCTGCATATCTTCGACCGCCAGGGCCCCGGCGACCTCGCCGTGCTGGGCGACAACGCCGCCACCGACGCGCTCTGCCAGGATTTGCGCGCGCGCGGCATAAGCGTCATGACGATCTCGGGCAGCGCCCCCGCCGACCTGACGGGCGCGGACGGCACGCTGCGCGACACCACCGGCCCGATCGCCCCGCTCGCCGCCTCTCCCGCCCTGCCCGGCGCCCACAACGCGGAAAACGCCGCCGCTGCGACCGCCATGGCGCTGGCCCTCGGCGTGCCCCGCGCACACATCCCCCAGGCGCTGCGCGACTTCCCCGGCTTGCCCCACCGCCAGAAACCGGTGGGCGCGATCGACGGCATCCGCTTCATCGACGACAGCAAGGCCACCAATGCCGACGCCGCCGCGCGGGCGCTGGGCTGCTACGACCGCCTGGTCTGGATCGCGGGCGGCCTGGCCAAGGCCGGCGGCATCGCCGACCTCGCCCCCTATTTCCCACGGATCGCCCACGCCCTCCTGATCGGACGCGACGGCCCGGCGCTCGCCGAAACGCTGGCGGCGCACGGCGTGCCCCACACCCTGTCCGGCACGCTGGACCAGGCGGTCCCCGCCGCCCTGGACGCGGCCCGCCGGACAGGCGCGCCCGTCGTGCTGCTCTCGCCCGCCTGCGCCAGCTTCGACCAGTTCAGCAGCTTCGAACAGCGCGGCCGGCATTTCGCCGCGCTGGTCGAGGGCATCGCCAATACCCAGGACGGGAATCACGCATACGGGGATCACGGATAA
- the mraY gene encoding phospho-N-acetylmuramoyl-pentapeptide-transferase: MLYDLVQHHAAAHITILNLFRYITFRAGAACLTALAIALVLGNPLIAQLRRIQREGQPIRALGPERHILEKAGTPTMGGVLILAALFGATLLWADLTNGFVWAVLLTTLAFGAVGFADDYLKLSRRNTAGVSKRTRLGCEFAASLIGGYWLQSLMPADLANHLAFPFLKEWLLPLGLAFPLFAMITISGFGNAVNFTDGLDGLAIVPVIIAALVFALIAYLVGNHVFADYLQLHAVPGTGELCVFCSALVGAGLGFLWFNAPPAAVFMGDTGSLALGGALGAVAVAVKHELVLCIVGGLFVAETLSVIIQVFWYRRTGRRVFLMAPLHHHFEKKGWQEPKIVIRFWIVSIVLGLCGLATLKLR; encoded by the coding sequence ATGCTCTACGATCTCGTCCAGCACCACGCCGCGGCACACATCACCATCCTCAACCTGTTCCGCTACATCACCTTCCGCGCGGGCGCCGCCTGCCTGACGGCGCTGGCGATCGCGCTGGTGCTGGGCAACCCGCTGATCGCGCAGCTCCGCCGCATCCAGCGCGAGGGCCAGCCGATCCGCGCCCTCGGCCCCGAACGCCATATCCTGGAAAAGGCCGGCACCCCCACCATGGGCGGGGTGCTGATCCTCGCCGCCCTGTTCGGCGCGACCCTGCTCTGGGCAGACCTCACCAACGGCTTCGTCTGGGCGGTGCTGCTGACCACGCTGGCCTTCGGCGCGGTCGGCTTCGCCGACGACTATCTCAAGCTGTCCCGGCGCAACACGGCGGGCGTGTCCAAGCGCACGCGGCTGGGCTGCGAATTCGCGGCCTCGCTGATCGGCGGCTACTGGCTGCAAAGCCTGATGCCCGCCGACCTCGCCAACCATCTGGCCTTCCCCTTCCTGAAGGAATGGCTGCTGCCGCTGGGCCTCGCCTTTCCGCTCTTCGCCATGATCACCATCTCCGGCTTCGGCAACGCGGTGAACTTCACCGACGGGCTGGACGGGCTGGCGATCGTGCCGGTCATCATCGCCGCCCTGGTCTTCGCGCTGATCGCCTACCTGGTCGGCAACCATGTCTTCGCCGACTACCTGCAACTGCACGCGGTGCCCGGCACCGGCGAACTCTGCGTGTTCTGCTCGGCGCTGGTCGGGGCGGGCCTGGGCTTTCTCTGGTTCAACGCCCCGCCGGCGGCCGTCTTCATGGGCGATACCGGCTCGCTGGCCCTGGGCGGCGCGCTGGGCGCGGTCGCGGTCGCGGTCAAGCACGAACTGGTGCTGTGCATCGTCGGCGGCCTGTTCGTGGCCGAAACCCTGTCGGTGATCATCCAGGTCTTCTGGTACCGCCGCACCGGCCGCCGCGTGTTCCTGATGGCGCCGCTCCACCACCATTTCGAAAAGAAAGGCTGGCAGGAACCCAAGATCGTGATCCGCTTCTGGATCGTCTCGATCGTTCTCGGCCTGTGCGGCCTGGCAACGCTGAAACTGCGATGA
- the murF gene encoding UDP-N-acetylmuramoyl-tripeptide--D-alanyl-D-alanine ligase, whose product MTALWTRAELEAATGGTFAGDAPIAATGVSIDTRTLVPGDLFIALAGENSDGHAHVRAALASGAAAALVHRTIPGFDDPRLLRVADTMEALGALGRRARARFTGRVVAVTGSVGKTTTKDMLRVALGALGPTHCAVASYNNHWGVPLTLARLPGNATWCVAEIGMNHPGEIAPLAAMVRPDVAIITTIAGAHLGHMGSLEAIAREKSDLIAALPPGGTAIVPDDAVGQALFAERAERARAILWRSGSRPDSAIRLSDLALGPDGSDFSVRIGAQHVAVTLHAPGAHLARNAATALGAVAALNPHTPNPHAPDGVLAAAATALSAFRPGTGRGAYQPILDGRAMLLDESYNASTLSIRASLSVLGLRPATRRMAVLGDIRELGAFARAEHESLLSAVLAHADIVYCCGPNMKYLFDLLPPSRRGAWAPDAAGLAPQVRAAVAPGDVILVKGSLGSRMRDVIAVLTTPAGADVA is encoded by the coding sequence ATGACCGCGCTCTGGACCCGCGCCGAACTCGAAGCGGCAACCGGCGGCACCTTCGCCGGCGACGCCCCGATCGCCGCGACCGGGGTATCGATCGACACCCGCACCCTCGTCCCCGGCGACCTGTTCATCGCCCTGGCGGGCGAAAACAGCGACGGCCACGCCCATGTCCGCGCGGCCTTGGCAAGCGGCGCGGCCGCCGCCCTGGTCCATCGGACGATCCCCGGCTTCGACGATCCACGCCTGCTGCGCGTCGCGGACACGATGGAGGCGCTGGGCGCCCTGGGCCGCCGGGCCCGCGCCCGCTTCACCGGCCGCGTGGTCGCCGTCACCGGCAGCGTGGGCAAGACCACGACCAAGGACATGCTGCGCGTGGCGCTGGGCGCGCTGGGCCCCACCCATTGCGCGGTCGCCTCCTACAACAACCATTGGGGCGTGCCGCTCACCCTGGCGCGCCTGCCAGGGAACGCGACCTGGTGCGTGGCCGAGATCGGCATGAACCATCCCGGCGAAATCGCCCCCCTGGCCGCCATGGTCCGCCCCGATGTCGCGATCATCACCACCATCGCCGGCGCCCATCTCGGCCATATGGGCAGCCTGGAGGCCATCGCGCGGGAAAAATCCGACCTGATCGCGGCCCTCCCGCCCGGCGGCACCGCCATCGTCCCCGACGACGCGGTGGGCCAGGCCCTGTTCGCCGAGCGTGCCGAACGCGCCCGCGCCATCCTGTGGCGCAGCGGCAGCCGGCCCGACAGCGCGATCCGCCTGTCCGACCTCGCGCTCGGTCCGGACGGCAGCGATTTCTCGGTACGAATCGGCGCACAGCACGTCGCGGTCACGCTGCACGCCCCCGGCGCCCACCTCGCCCGCAATGCCGCGACGGCGCTGGGCGCGGTCGCGGCCCTGAATCCTCATACCCCGAATCCTCATGCCCCGGACGGCGTCCTCGCGGCTGCCGCCACTGCCCTCTCCGCCTTCCGTCCCGGCACGGGGCGCGGCGCGTACCAGCCGATCCTCGACGGCCGCGCCATGCTGCTCGACGAAAGCTACAACGCATCCACGCTCTCCATCCGCGCCTCCCTCTCCGTGCTCGGCCTGCGCCCGGCGACGCGGCGCATGGCCGTGCTGGGCGATATCCGCGAACTCGGCGCCTTCGCACGCGCCGAACATGAATCCCTCCTGTCCGCGGTCCTCGCGCATGCGGACATCGTCTATTGCTGCGGCCCCAACATGAAATATCTCTTCGACCTGCTTCCTCCCTCCAGACGCGGCGCCTGGGCGCCCGACGCGGCCGGCCTGGCGCCGCAGGTCCGCGCCGCCGTGGCGCCGGGCGACGTGATCCTGGTCAAGGGCAGCCTCGGCAGCCGCATGCGCGACGTCATCGCCGTCCTCACCACCCCGGCCGGGGCGGACGTGGCCTGA
- a CDS encoding UDP-N-acetylmuramoyl-L-alanyl-D-glutamate--2,6-diaminopimelate ligase — protein sequence MNRPLSQLLAVSGLSAPPAPGFAIDPAISGVTADSRQVRPGMLFVAIPGTRADGRAFVPAAIAAGAAALVVPAGTPADGIDLPVITAPEPRRALALLAAAFAGAQPDHVVAVTGTNGKTSTVDFLRQIWRLQGRQAASIGTLGLIADVPLPDCGPVLTTPDSVGLARALAAMARGGISDVALEASSHGLEQHRLDGLRLSAAGFTNLTRDHLDYHGTLDAYRAAKLRLFADILPPGALAAANADMDSATLDALRAIAARKQMELRLVGTAGDAIRLLDSTPLPEGQRLRIAGAGVTRDLDLALPGRFQADNALLAAALAAPGTQGLAAAIDLLPSLTGVRGRMERAALLANGAAAYVDYAHTPDALARLLDALRPHATGRLIAVFGAGGDRDRGKRPLMGHEAARRADIAIVTDDNPRTEDPAFIRGEVLSGAPGAIEIPDRARAIAEGLSMLRPGDVLVVAGKGHEQGQTIGTTTHPFDDASVIRTLAGVAA from the coding sequence ATGAACCGCCCGCTGTCCCAGCTCCTGGCCGTATCGGGCCTGTCCGCCCCGCCGGCACCGGGCTTTGCGATCGATCCCGCGATCTCCGGCGTCACCGCCGACAGCCGCCAGGTCCGACCCGGCATGCTGTTCGTCGCCATCCCCGGCACGCGCGCCGACGGCCGCGCCTTCGTGCCGGCCGCCATCGCCGCCGGCGCCGCCGCCCTGGTCGTGCCCGCCGGCACCCCGGCCGACGGCATCGACCTGCCGGTCATCACCGCCCCCGAGCCGCGCCGCGCCCTGGCGCTGCTGGCCGCCGCCTTCGCCGGGGCGCAGCCCGATCACGTCGTCGCCGTCACCGGCACCAACGGCAAGACCAGCACCGTCGATTTCTTGCGGCAGATCTGGCGGCTCCAGGGCCGCCAGGCCGCCAGCATCGGCACGCTGGGCCTCATCGCCGACGTCCCCCTCCCCGATTGCGGTCCGGTCCTGACCACGCCCGACAGCGTCGGGCTGGCAAGGGCGCTCGCCGCCATGGCCCGCGGCGGCATCAGCGACGTGGCGCTCGAAGCCTCATCCCACGGGCTGGAACAGCACCGGCTCGACGGGCTGCGCCTCTCCGCCGCCGGCTTCACTAACCTCACCCGCGACCATCTCGATTATCACGGCACGCTCGACGCCTATCGCGCGGCCAAGCTGCGCCTGTTCGCCGACATCCTGCCCCCCGGCGCCCTGGCGGCGGCCAATGCCGACATGGACTCCGCGACCCTGGACGCCCTGCGCGCCATCGCCGCGCGCAAACAGATGGAACTGCGCCTGGTCGGCACGGCGGGCGATGCGATCCGCCTGCTGGACAGCACCCCCCTGCCCGAGGGCCAGCGCCTGCGCATCGCCGGCGCCGGCGTCACGCGCGACCTCGACCTGGCCCTGCCCGGCCGGTTCCAGGCGGATAACGCGCTGCTGGCCGCCGCCCTGGCCGCACCCGGCACCCAGGGGCTCGCGGCCGCCATCGACCTGCTGCCGTCGCTGACGGGCGTGCGCGGCCGGATGGAACGCGCCGCCCTGCTCGCCAACGGGGCGGCGGCCTATGTCGACTACGCCCACACGCCCGACGCCCTGGCGCGCCTGCTCGACGCGCTGCGTCCGCACGCGACGGGCCGGCTGATCGCCGTCTTCGGCGCCGGCGGCGACCGCGATCGCGGCAAGCGCCCCCTGATGGGGCACGAGGCCGCGCGCCGCGCCGACATCGCCATCGTCACCGACGACAATCCCCGCACAGAAGACCCGGCCTTCATCCGCGGCGAGGTCCTGTCCGGCGCCCCCGGCGCGATCGAAATCCCTGACCGCGCCCGTGCGATCGCCGAGGGCCTGTCCATGCTCCGCCCCGGCGACGTGCTGGTCGTCGCCGGCAAGGGCCACGAACAGGGCCAGACCATCGGCACCACCACCCACCCGTTCGACGACGCGTCGGTCATCCGCACCCTGGCCGGGGTCGCGGCATGA
- a CDS encoding peptidoglycan D,D-transpeptidase FtsI family protein: MRSGPSRPPRMDVRVTGDDLRTRTARERTQSRLLGVSALFCGLFGAVALKLAFATVIMPMAPERRQIAPQVPDIPKSDPKGMEADFALPQVHRASITDRNGQVLAISLPVAQVYANPQEMIDPQDAAQKLKSVLPTLDVAEAVRRLSTKKQFVYLARDISPMQEVAINNLGIPGVYFEPGERRHYPLGRVAAHIMGAVDIDDHGVAGIERSMDKRLNADRTPLRLSLDVRIQAVVRDELAAAKDMFQAIGACAIVMDVNTGEIIAMVSLPDYDANDFGHADPDARFNRAVTGMYEPGSTFKLQTAAMALQLGVAHVWDRFSTIPIHVGRFTISDMKTDHFAPWLSLPAVMAYSSNPAAAHIALDVGAQRQQDWLRAMGFFAPVPIELPEAARPLIPSPRNWGISTVMTVGFGHGVAEPPLAIVRGTAATVNGGILVRPTLLAHDDLIADAGSQGAGVQITGAQDTSTQDGPNAPVASITPAVLTTPPPAAAPAAVPVGTRLISPEISNVLRRILRLVVTEGIGKSAESPGYFVGGKTGTAEKIGPHGGYLKHVNVSAFTGIFPMNAPRYAVYVMLDSPKPTAQTHGWTTAGWTAAPTVSKIVTRIGPMLGLFPDTADAQAIDAALAIPMEPAVPRGYRALGPGNDPGDPRNQPKPARKGDRHGIPLAEQSPRVRLRAARAEQAAHPAAAESRG; the protein is encoded by the coding sequence ATGCGGAGCGGGCCCTCCCGCCCCCCGCGGATGGACGTGCGGGTCACCGGCGACGACCTGCGCACCCGCACGGCGCGCGAGCGCACGCAGTCGCGGCTGCTGGGCGTCTCCGCCCTATTCTGCGGCCTGTTCGGCGCGGTCGCGCTCAAGCTCGCCTTCGCCACCGTCATCATGCCGATGGCGCCCGAACGGCGGCAGATCGCGCCGCAGGTCCCCGACATCCCCAAAAGCGACCCCAAGGGCATGGAGGCCGATTTCGCCCTGCCGCAGGTCCACCGCGCCTCGATCACCGACCGCAACGGCCAGGTACTGGCGATCTCCCTGCCGGTCGCGCAGGTCTATGCCAACCCGCAGGAAATGATCGACCCGCAGGACGCGGCGCAGAAGCTCAAGTCGGTGCTGCCCACCCTGGACGTCGCCGAGGCGGTCCGCCGCCTCTCGACGAAGAAACAGTTCGTCTACCTGGCCCGCGACATCTCCCCGATGCAGGAAGTCGCGATCAACAATCTCGGCATTCCCGGCGTCTATTTCGAACCGGGCGAGCGCCGCCACTACCCGCTGGGCCGCGTCGCCGCCCACATCATGGGCGCGGTCGATATCGACGATCACGGCGTGGCCGGCATCGAACGTTCCATGGACAAGCGCCTGAACGCCGACCGCACCCCGCTGCGCCTGTCGCTGGACGTGCGCATCCAGGCCGTGGTCCGCGACGAACTCGCCGCGGCCAAGGACATGTTCCAGGCCATCGGCGCCTGCGCCATCGTGATGGACGTCAATACCGGCGAGATCATCGCCATGGTCAGCCTGCCGGACTACGACGCCAACGATTTCGGCCATGCCGACCCCGATGCCCGCTTCAACCGCGCCGTCACCGGCATGTATGAACCCGGCTCGACCTTCAAGCTGCAGACCGCCGCCATGGCGCTGCAACTCGGCGTCGCCCATGTCTGGGACCGGTTCTCGACCATCCCCATCCATGTCGGCCGCTTCACCATCTCGGACATGAAGACCGACCATTTCGCGCCCTGGCTCTCCCTGCCGGCGGTCATGGCCTACTCCTCCAACCCGGCCGCCGCCCATATCGCGCTCGATGTCGGCGCTCAGCGCCAGCAGGACTGGCTGCGCGCCATGGGCTTCTTCGCGCCCGTGCCGATCGAATTGCCCGAGGCCGCGCGCCCCCTCATTCCCTCGCCCCGCAACTGGGGCATCTCGACGGTCATGACCGTCGGCTTCGGCCACGGCGTCGCCGAACCGCCGCTTGCCATCGTGCGCGGCACCGCCGCCACCGTGAATGGCGGCATCCTGGTCCGCCCGACCCTGCTGGCGCACGACGACCTGATCGCCGACGCCGGCAGCCAGGGCGCGGGCGTCCAGATCACAGGCGCTCAGGACACAAGCACTCAGGACGGGCCAAACGCTCCGGTCGCCAGCATCACCCCAGCCGTCCTGACCACGCCCCCCCCCGCCGCCGCGCCGGCTGCGGTGCCAGTCGGCACGCGCCTGATCTCGCCTGAAATCTCGAACGTCCTCCGCCGCATCCTGCGCCTGGTGGTGACCGAGGGCATCGGCAAATCGGCCGAATCCCCAGGCTATTTCGTCGGCGGCAAGACCGGCACAGCAGAAAAGATCGGCCCGCACGGCGGCTACCTGAAACATGTCAACGTCTCGGCCTTTACCGGCATCTTCCCGATGAACGCGCCGCGCTACGCGGTCTATGTCATGCTCGACAGTCCCAAGCCGACCGCCCAGACCCATGGCTGGACCACCGCCGGATGGACCGCCGCCCCCACCGTGTCCAAGATCGTGACCCGCATCGGCCCGATGCTCGGCCTGTTCCCCGACACGGCCGACGCCCAGGCCATCGACGCCGCCCTCGCCATCCCGATGGAACCCGCCGTTCCGCGCGGCTATCGCGCGCTGGGCCCGGGCAACGATCCCGGCGATCCGCGCAACCAGCCCAAGCCCGCGCGCAAGGGCGACCGTCACGGCATCCCGCTCGCCGAACAATCGCCCCGCGTCCGCCTGCGCGCCGCCCGCGCCGAACAGGCCGCCCATCCGGCAGCCGCGGAGTCCCGGGGATGA
- a CDS encoding ABC transporter permease — protein MMRSFTLLCAVMAGLSGLFLYSKKHQTTLLDQRISEIVADTQHVREQTAMLRAEWALLNQPDRLAALSARFLPDIHPMAPTQFIQMASLADRLPAPGARPLPLVNPRDAIGATLTPPPAHAPAEPTPAAPQHETPAPAILAAATHRQPPESAQPAQPPARPVLLASATIPVAPTAPIRPATPRFVHPAALSPELPPNVGRRAVQSVAHAARAVLPPAANPATRIAAYHPPRPAPMAVAAWRPAAPVPYQEARGYGRGSSLGFSHSGTLPPPVPLSN, from the coding sequence ATGATGCGATCCTTCACCCTCCTCTGCGCCGTCATGGCCGGCCTGTCCGGGCTGTTCCTCTATTCCAAGAAGCACCAGACCACGCTTCTGGACCAGCGGATCTCGGAAATCGTCGCCGACACGCAGCATGTCCGCGAACAGACGGCCATGCTGCGCGCCGAATGGGCGCTGCTGAACCAGCCGGACCGCCTGGCCGCCCTGTCGGCACGCTTCCTGCCCGACATCCACCCGATGGCGCCCACCCAGTTCATCCAGATGGCGTCGCTGGCCGACCGCCTGCCCGCCCCCGGCGCCCGGCCGCTGCCCCTGGTCAACCCGCGTGACGCGATCGGCGCCACGCTGACCCCGCCCCCGGCCCATGCCCCGGCCGAACCGACGCCCGCCGCCCCGCAGCACGAAACCCCGGCCCCCGCCATCCTGGCGGCGGCGACGCATCGCCAGCCGCCCGAATCGGCCCAGCCGGCCCAGCCCCCGGCCCGCCCGGTATTACTGGCCTCAGCCACGATTCCCGTCGCCCCGACGGCGCCAATCCGCCCGGCGACTCCACGTTTTGTCCACCCTGCCGCGCTTTCGCCCGAATTGCCGCCTAACGTCGGGCGCCGTGCCGTACAATCCGTTGCCCACGCCGCGCGCGCCGTGCTACCGCCTGCCGCCAACCCGGCCACCAGGATCGCCGCCTACCATCCGCCCCGCCCGGCGCCGATGGCCGTCGCGGCCTGGCGCCCGGCCGCGCCGGTCCCGTACCAGGAGGCACGGGGATACGGCAGGGGGTCGTCCCTGGGCTTTTCACATTCCGGAACGCTGCCGCCGCCCGTTCCCCTCAGCAACTGA